In Juglans regia cultivar Chandler chromosome 13, Walnut 2.0, whole genome shotgun sequence, the following proteins share a genomic window:
- the LOC109013808 gene encoding syntaxin-112-like isoform X2: protein MNDLMTKSFLSYVELKKQAMKDLEADLDIEMGQLDPTDEQNLAQFFEEVAVIKSDMEEITNLLLNLQDLNEETKSTHSAKVLRGLRDRINSDMVTVLRKAKNIKARLEILDQSNIANRKVSVEYKEGSPVDRTRVSVTNGLRVKLRDMRNDFQSLRERIVKDHKEGLKRRYYAATGEEPIEEDIQKMILGVGQVKVFEGRGDLVTENKERHEALKEIQRSLTELHQVFLDMAVLVETQGEKINDIEENVARGCAHINGGTNGLFYAEQMKKRRGKWTYWIVGLVLILLLV, encoded by the exons ATGTGGAACTCAAGAAACAGGCTATGAAAGACCTTGAAGCGGATCTGGACATTGAAATGGGACAACTTGATCCCACCGATGAACAGAACCTCGCACAGTTTTTCGAAGAAGTGGCTGTAATCAAGTCTGACATGGAAGAGATCACCAATCTTCTTCTTAACCTTCAAGACCTGAATGAAGAGACCAAGTCAACTCACAGTGCTAAAGTTCTTCGGGGGCTGAGAGATAGGATTAACTCAGACATGGTCACTGTTCTTCGGAAAGCGAAAAATATTAAAGCTAGATTGGAGATACTAGATCAGTCTAATATAGCCAATCGTAAGGTATCGGTAGAATACAAAGAAGGAAGTCCAGTTGATCGAACAAGGGTTTCAGTGACTAATGGTTTGAGGGTTAAATTGAGGGATATGAGGAATGATTTTCAATCTTTGAGAGAACGGATTGTTAAAGACCACAAAGAAGGTCTTAAAAGGAGGTATTATGCTGCCACCGGAGAGGAACCGATCGAGGAAGATATTCAAAAGATGATTTTGGGAGTTGGGCAGGTCAAAGTTTTTGAAGGTAGGGGAGATTTGGTAACGGAGAATAAGGAAAGGCATGAGGCTTTGAAGGAGATACAAAGGAGCTTGACAGAGCTCCACCAAGTTTTTCTGGACATGGCAGTGTTGGTGGAAACACAAGGCGAAAAGATTAATGATATTGAAGAGAATGTGGCACGCGGTTGTGCTCACATTAATGGTGGGACCAATGGACTGTTCTATGCGGAgcagatgaagaagaggagggGAAAATGGACTTATTGGATTGTTGGCTTGGTACTGATTCTGTTGTTG GTTTGA
- the LOC109013808 gene encoding syntaxin-112-like isoform X1: MNDLMTKSFLSYVELKKQAMKDLEADLDIEMGQLDPTDEQNLAQFFEEVAVIKSDMEEITNLLLNLQDLNEETKSTHSAKVLRGLRDRINSDMVTVLRKAKNIKARLEILDQSNIANRKVSVEYKEGSPVDRTRVSVTNGLRVKLRDMRNDFQSLRERIVKDHKEGLKRRYYAATGEEPIEEDIQKMILGVGQVKVFEGRGDLVTENKERHEALKEIQRSLTELHQVFLDMAVLVETQGEKINDIEENVARGCAHINGGTNGLFYAEQMKKRRGKWTYWIVGLVLILLLVCLISIFAS, translated from the coding sequence ATGTGGAACTCAAGAAACAGGCTATGAAAGACCTTGAAGCGGATCTGGACATTGAAATGGGACAACTTGATCCCACCGATGAACAGAACCTCGCACAGTTTTTCGAAGAAGTGGCTGTAATCAAGTCTGACATGGAAGAGATCACCAATCTTCTTCTTAACCTTCAAGACCTGAATGAAGAGACCAAGTCAACTCACAGTGCTAAAGTTCTTCGGGGGCTGAGAGATAGGATTAACTCAGACATGGTCACTGTTCTTCGGAAAGCGAAAAATATTAAAGCTAGATTGGAGATACTAGATCAGTCTAATATAGCCAATCGTAAGGTATCGGTAGAATACAAAGAAGGAAGTCCAGTTGATCGAACAAGGGTTTCAGTGACTAATGGTTTGAGGGTTAAATTGAGGGATATGAGGAATGATTTTCAATCTTTGAGAGAACGGATTGTTAAAGACCACAAAGAAGGTCTTAAAAGGAGGTATTATGCTGCCACCGGAGAGGAACCGATCGAGGAAGATATTCAAAAGATGATTTTGGGAGTTGGGCAGGTCAAAGTTTTTGAAGGTAGGGGAGATTTGGTAACGGAGAATAAGGAAAGGCATGAGGCTTTGAAGGAGATACAAAGGAGCTTGACAGAGCTCCACCAAGTTTTTCTGGACATGGCAGTGTTGGTGGAAACACAAGGCGAAAAGATTAATGATATTGAAGAGAATGTGGCACGCGGTTGTGCTCACATTAATGGTGGGACCAATGGACTGTTCTATGCGGAgcagatgaagaagaggagggGAAAATGGACTTATTGGATTGTTGGCTTGGTACTGATTCTGTTGTTGGTATGCCTTATTTCCATCTTTGCTTCTTAA